The proteins below come from a single Leptidea sinapis chromosome Z, ilLepSina1.1, whole genome shotgun sequence genomic window:
- the LOC126979003 gene encoding alpha-(1,3)-fucosyltransferase C-like produces the protein MHYILLWSDPEHSPFKEFGEGQALFERSNCSYVNCFVTSDRNYLDDYTQFEVVAFNGPDLPVLRSTNNLPKRRARSQKYVYVNMEAAATYPLCSHIWNRYFNWTWTYRLDSDIVWRYFVIRNSSGHVVGPSASMTWMNLTDMKPIDVQLKVKLSRKRKAAAWFVSNCNTASLREYVVKEIQELMLALGLRLDVYGECGRSSCPVTSMKYCLKQLEKQYYFYFAFENSISEDYVTEKVLHALKHNTVPVVFGGADYKRFLPPGSYLDARELGPKKLVQAMDNIIQHKNLYYSFFKWKRYYSFHAPNEAPVTDIYCQLCAALNGDQLHILRD, from the exons ATGCATTACATATTGCTGTGGAGCGACCCGGAGCACTCGCCCTTTAAAGAGTTTGGTGAAGGTCAAGCTCTGTTCGAGAGGAGCAACTGTTCCTATGTGAATTGCTTTGTGACAAGCGACAGAAACTACTTGGACGACTACACACAGTTCGAAGTGGTGGCTTTTAACGGTCCTGACTTACCTGTGCTCCGCAGTACCAACAACCTGCCGAAGAGACGCGCCCGAAGCCAGAAGTATGTGTACGTCAACATGGAGGCTGCCGCCACCTACCCGTTGTGCTCTCATATTTGGAATAGGTACTTCAATTGGACCTGGACGTACCGACTCGACTCGGACATAGTCTGGAGATACTTCGTTATAAGAAACTCGAGCGGTCATGTTGTCGGACCCAGTGCGTCGATGACCTGGATGAACTTGACTGATATGAAACCAATAGACGTTCAGCTCAAAGTGAAATTGTCAAGAAAGAGAAAAGCAGCCGCATGGTTTGTATCCAATTGCAATACGGCCAGCCTCAGAGAATACGTCGTAAAAGAAATACAAGAACTTATGCTGGCCCTGGGCCTCAGACTCGATGTATACGGTGAATGTGGCAGGTCTTCGTGTCCAGTAACTTCTATGAAATATTGCTTGAAGCAACTCGAAAAACAGTACTATTTTTACTTCGCGTTTGAGAACTCTATTAGTGAGGATTATGTGACGGAGAAAGTCCTTCACGCTCTCAAACACAACACAGTACCAGTTGTGTTCGGAGGCGCGGACTACAAGAG ATTTCTCCCGCCTGGCTCTTACTTGGATGCGCGTGAACTCGGACCCAAAAAACTAGTTCAGGCAATGGACAATATCATACAGCACAAGAATTTGTACTACAGCTTCTTCAAGTGGAAGAGATACTACTCGTTCCATGCACCTAACGAGGCTCCAGTCACCGACATTTATTGTCAACTGTGCGCTGCGCTCAATGGAGACCAG TTGCACATTCTTCGGGATTAA
- the LOC126978706 gene encoding guanine nucleotide-binding protein subunit beta-2 isoform X1 has translation MPKDDPETAALKKELNDLIAKAKAEQEKAADAKLAEKCGDMGDIPKIRLVVKKSLKGHINKVNSVHYSGDSRHCVTGSLDGKLIIWDTWSGNKVQVIALRSAWVMSVAFAPSGNFVACGGMDNMCTVYDVNNRDATGAAKMVRELAGYEGFLSSCRFLDDSHILTGSGDMKICVWDLEAGKREVDFNAHAGDVVTISLAPDMKTFVTGSVDRTCKLWDVRAEKEKQTFFGHEADVNSVCYHPSGNAFATASEDKTARLFDIRSDQQIGHYTPPGNGGFTSCGLSVSGRYLLAGSDDNTIHSWDTLKVQHTGQLSGHENRVTSVSVAPSGIALTSCSWDQSVKVWG, from the exons ATGCCGAAAGACGACCCTGAGACAGCGGCGCTCAAGAAGGAGCTCAACGATCTCATAGCGAAGGCAAAG GCAGAGCAAGAGAAGGCTGCAGATGCGAAGTTGGCAGAAAAATGCGGGGACATGGGGGACATTCCCAAGATTCGGCTGGTGGTGAAGAAGTCCCTCAAAGGCCATATCAATAAGGTTAACTCCGTGCATTACAGCGGCGACTCTAG ACACTGCGTGACGGGCTCCCTGGACGGTAAACTCATCATCTGGGATACGTGGAGCGGCAATAAGGTTCAGGTGATTGCGCTGCGCTCCGCTTGGGTGATGAGCGTCGCCTTCGCACCCTCGGGAAACTTCGTGG CATGTGGTGGCATGGACAACATGTGCACGGTGTATGACGTGAACAACCGCGACGCGACCGGCGCCGCCAAGATGGTGCGTGAGTTAGCTGGCTACGAGGGCTTCCTCAGCAGCTGCCGCTTCCTAGACGACTCGCACATCCTCACCGGCTCCGGCGACATGAAAAT CTGCGTCTGGGACCTGGAAGCTGGCAAGCGCGAGGTGGACTTCAACGCACACGCCGGAGATGTCGTCACCATATCGCTAGCACCAG ACATGAAGACCTTCGTAACGGGCAGCGTGGACCGCACCTGCAAGCTGTGGGACGTTCGCGCTGAGAAGGAGAAGCAGACCTTCTTCGGTCACGAGGCTGACGTCAATAGCGTCTGC TACCACCCGAGCGGCAACGCGTTCGCAACCGCGTCTGAGGATAAGACAGCTCGCTTGTTCGACATCCGGAGTGACCAGCAGATCGGGCACTACACGCCGCCGGGGAATGGAGGCTTCACTAGCTGTG GATTATCAGTGAGCGGCCGATATTTGCTGGCTGGATCTGATGACAACACCATCCACTCCTGGGACACACTAAAGGTGCAGCACACAG GTCAGCTGAGTGGACATGAGAACCGCGTTACTTCGGTGTCAGTGGCGCCCAGCGGTATCGCCCTCACCAGCTGCTCCTGGGACCAGAGCGTCAAAGTTTGGGGTTGA
- the LOC126978706 gene encoding guanine nucleotide-binding protein subunit beta-2 isoform X2, producing the protein MGDIPKIRLVVKKSLKGHINKVNSVHYSGDSRHCVTGSLDGKLIIWDTWSGNKVQVIALRSAWVMSVAFAPSGNFVACGGMDNMCTVYDVNNRDATGAAKMVRELAGYEGFLSSCRFLDDSHILTGSGDMKICVWDLEAGKREVDFNAHAGDVVTISLAPDMKTFVTGSVDRTCKLWDVRAEKEKQTFFGHEADVNSVCYHPSGNAFATASEDKTARLFDIRSDQQIGHYTPPGNGGFTSCGLSVSGRYLLAGSDDNTIHSWDTLKVQHTGQLSGHENRVTSVSVAPSGIALTSCSWDQSVKVWG; encoded by the exons ATGGGGGACATTCCCAAGATTCGGCTGGTGGTGAAGAAGTCCCTCAAAGGCCATATCAATAAGGTTAACTCCGTGCATTACAGCGGCGACTCTAG ACACTGCGTGACGGGCTCCCTGGACGGTAAACTCATCATCTGGGATACGTGGAGCGGCAATAAGGTTCAGGTGATTGCGCTGCGCTCCGCTTGGGTGATGAGCGTCGCCTTCGCACCCTCGGGAAACTTCGTGG CATGTGGTGGCATGGACAACATGTGCACGGTGTATGACGTGAACAACCGCGACGCGACCGGCGCCGCCAAGATGGTGCGTGAGTTAGCTGGCTACGAGGGCTTCCTCAGCAGCTGCCGCTTCCTAGACGACTCGCACATCCTCACCGGCTCCGGCGACATGAAAAT CTGCGTCTGGGACCTGGAAGCTGGCAAGCGCGAGGTGGACTTCAACGCACACGCCGGAGATGTCGTCACCATATCGCTAGCACCAG ACATGAAGACCTTCGTAACGGGCAGCGTGGACCGCACCTGCAAGCTGTGGGACGTTCGCGCTGAGAAGGAGAAGCAGACCTTCTTCGGTCACGAGGCTGACGTCAATAGCGTCTGC TACCACCCGAGCGGCAACGCGTTCGCAACCGCGTCTGAGGATAAGACAGCTCGCTTGTTCGACATCCGGAGTGACCAGCAGATCGGGCACTACACGCCGCCGGGGAATGGAGGCTTCACTAGCTGTG GATTATCAGTGAGCGGCCGATATTTGCTGGCTGGATCTGATGACAACACCATCCACTCCTGGGACACACTAAAGGTGCAGCACACAG GTCAGCTGAGTGGACATGAGAACCGCGTTACTTCGGTGTCAGTGGCGCCCAGCGGTATCGCCCTCACCAGCTGCTCCTGGGACCAGAGCGTCAAAGTTTGGGGTTGA